The proteins below are encoded in one region of Belonocnema kinseyi isolate 2016_QV_RU_SX_M_011 chromosome 5, B_treatae_v1, whole genome shotgun sequence:
- the LOC117172929 gene encoding facilitated trehalose transporter Tret1-2 homolog, whose translation MSGKTNLLQYAATVTGSMTVVGYGAIIAWSSPAVPHLESANSEILITKDQSSWIASLSSLGFLIGFVLNPLFVDRFGRKWTLILFSLPQITSWLLIILAKSYITLYIARLVGGTGYGGGLCTLTIYFSEIGNKNNRGIFLVLIRLSMGIGMLFTTVLGAFLTYNQMNFILLMLPIIFLVLFLLMPDSSYFLEINKRLEEEEMRKINCVGLEEAETEETRLNFEKNPTFFKEDPENKSSYQQYLGLEIPKSEPEFSKSEPKSWKLGKNSFNFRESSLWKLIGNPKNRKALAIVIFLGFTVVFSGNSILGSFGQKILTHKGAIMDPKNGMVFLSLLNVFACLISTQIVERVKRRTLLLYSGIISSISLGIVGVFFCLDQNELAAFYFGWVPIFFLSVYDLLISAGLSNIFYIYQGELFTNDVKSAAVTVIKLVYIAIIFISILEFQKMIEIAGMNGIFWFYGICCVVGTVLVYFMAPETKGKALEEIQECLEVKRFFPGIQDLWRTKEKKVLI comes from the exons ATGTCTGGAAAAACGAATTTATTACAATATGCAGCTACTGTCACAG GTTCAATGACAGTGGTAGGGTATGGTGCCATCATAGCCTGGTCATCACCAGCAGTCCCACACCTGGAAAGTGCAAACTCAGAAATTCTCATCACCAAGGATCAAAGTTCCTGGATAGCCTCTCTCTCCTCTTTAGGATTTTTAATTGGCTTTGTTCTAAATCCTCTTTTCGTTGATCGATTTGGTCGAAAATggactttaatattattttcactgCCACAAATCACATCATGGCTCCTGATAATCTTAGCAAAAAGCTACATCACTCTCTACATAGCAAGACTCGTTGGAGGAACTGGTTATGGAGGAGGCCTGTGTACACTAACAATCTACTTTTCAGAAATTGGAAACAAGAATAATAGAGGAATTTTCCTAGTCCTTATTCGACTTTCCATGGGAATTGGAATGCTTTTCACCACAGTCTTAGGAGCTTTCTTGACAtacaatcaaatgaattttatacttcTCATGCTTCCAATTATCTTTCTGGTTTTGTTTCTGCTGATGCCAgattcttcatattttttggaaatcaaCAAAAGACTGGAAGAGGAAGAAATGAGGAAGATCAATTGTGTAGGACTGGAAGAAGCTGAAACTGAAGAAActagattgaattttgaaaaaaaccctacattttttaaagaagatccTGAGAACAAGAGTTCATACCAACAGTATTTAGGCCTCGAAATTCCAAAATCAGAACCAGAATTTTCTAAATCAGAACCGAAATCTTGGAAGCTTGGaaagaatagttttaattttagagaATCAAGTTTGTGGAAACTGATTGGAAATCCGAAAAATCGAAAAGCCTTGGCAATTGTCATCTTTTTAGGATTTACTGTTGTTTTTTCAGGAAACTCTATTTTGGgatcttttggtcaaaaaatacTCACTCACAAGGGAGCTATTATGGAtcccaaaaatggaatggtattTTTATCACTTCTGAATGTATTTGCTTGTCTGATAAGCACACAGATAGTGGAAAGAGTCAAGAGAAGAACTCTTTTATTATATTCTGGAATAATCTCTTCCATTTCCCTGGGAATTGTGGGAGTTTTTTTCTGTTTGGATCAAAATGAGTTGGCTGCTTTTTATTTCGGATGGGTGCCCATTTTTTTCCTCTCAGTTTATGATCTTTTAATTAGCGCTGGacttagcaatattttttacatttaccaAGGAGAATTATTCACAAATGATGTTAAAAGTGCGGCAGTGACAGTAATTAAACTTGTGTATATAGcaattatatttatatctatattagaatttcagaaaatgattgaaattgcgggaatgaatggaattttttggttttatggaATTTGTTGTGTTGTTGGAAcagttttagtttattttatggCTCCTGAAACTAAGGGAAAAGCTTTGGAGGAAATACAAGAATGTTTGGAGGTTAAGAGATTTTTTCCTGGAATTCAAGATCTTTGGAGAACAaaggaaaaaaaggttttaatttaa
- the LOC117173376 gene encoding trypsin-6-like, which yields MRSPAIFVEESSELHIRKKRLIAKFLSLHRGVSIQHARHLVNILRSEVSHCVGNILLPSIIIAPASCFVQAATYVVLSGSSQRNRGMRHKAAIIIRHQDFKPLSYNFDLALIKIVPPIGWNNHPIELAQKPLFPHSPGYITGWGCAATGPKSAKIILNELQIIEMNTIEYFQCQRFYKLYGENITLTMHNFCTFDPSKQKRGCEGGTPFIRNGKLAGIMPYREHSVTGKNPQVFLDLGHPDIKEWIDHILVEFKSVRK from the exons AGGAATCATCGGAACTTCACATCCGAAAGAAGCGACTCATTGCGAAATTCCTGTCTCTACATAGGGGGGTATCGATTCAACATGCTCGCCACCTAGTCAATATTCTCAGAAGTGAAGTTAGTCACTGTGTAGGTAATATATTACTACCGAGCATTATCATCGCTCCTGCTTCCTGTTTTGTACAAGCTGCAACTTACGTCGTTTTGTCTGGATCATCACAAAGAAATCGTGGGATGCGCCATAAGGCTGCAATCATAATTCGCCATCAAGACTTTAAGCCATTGTCATATAATTTTGATCTTGCCTTGATTAAAATTGTTCCACCCATCGGATGGAATAATCACCCAATTGAATTGGCTCAAAAACCACTTTTCCCTCACAGTCCTGGATATATTACTGGGTGGGGCTGTGCGGCAACAGGACCGAA gagtgcaaaaatcattcttaatgaattacaaataattgaaatgaacacaattgaatattttcaatgtcAACGATTCTACAAATTGTACGGCGAAAATATTACTCTAACTATGCATAACTTTTGCACTTTTGATCCAAGTAAACAAAAACGTGGTTGCGAGGGTGGTACCCCATTTATTAGAAATGGGAAATTAGCTGGTATCATGCCTTATCGGGAACATTCTGTAACCGGAAAAAATCCACAAGTATTCCTGGACTTGGGTCATCCTGATATCAAAGAATGGATCGACCATATCTTAGT aGAATTTAAATCTGTACGCAAATGA